The Fluviicola sp. genome contains a region encoding:
- a CDS encoding helix-turn-helix transcriptional regulator — protein MGTTKIYPYSNQTLQLAQIAKALGHPARITILKYLFENRIATNDTFQGITTLNKSTISKHIKELIHADLVYSDYRDFEGNYYLKKEAAHLIEMLVQEIHQ, from the coding sequence ATGGGAACAACTAAAATCTATCCTTATTCAAACCAAACTCTGCAATTAGCCCAAATTGCAAAGGCCTTAGGGCATCCAGCAAGAATTACGATTTTAAAATATCTTTTCGAAAACAGAATTGCAACCAATGACACTTTTCAGGGAATTACAACACTCAACAAATCAACTATTTCAAAACATATTAAAGAATTGATACATGCCGATCTGGTTTATTCCGACTACAGGGATTTTGAAGGCAACTATTATTTAAAGAAAGAAGCCGCACATCTCATCGAAATGCTTGTGCAAGAGATTCATCAGTAA
- a CDS encoding zinc-dependent peptidase: MVIIAFIFIILLVGFGWVSYNKAANPKWKVPRETFPLQWREILVQEVAFYNSLDAEEKTRFEFKVQEFLLNCRITGIKTDVSLKDKLLVASSAVIPIFGFDSWKYTNIREVLLYPAMFNENYEFEGESERRILGMVGNQSMEGIMILSKEALRLGFKNESDKQNTAIHEFVHLIDKTDGEVDGLPKVLMNKQYALPWINLMNKEIERIYAGKSDINPYGGTNRAEFFSVISEYFFERPKLLEEKHPELYALLEKIFNQHMSDRNLSRRAKVIGRNDPCFCNSGKKFKHCCGNVHYTKKTSV; encoded by the coding sequence ATGGTCATTATTGCTTTCATCTTCATTATCCTGCTCGTCGGATTCGGATGGGTTTCCTACAACAAAGCTGCAAATCCAAAGTGGAAAGTCCCACGTGAAACATTCCCGCTGCAGTGGAGAGAAATCCTGGTACAGGAAGTCGCATTTTACAACTCTTTGGACGCTGAAGAAAAAACCCGTTTTGAATTCAAAGTGCAGGAATTTTTGCTCAATTGCCGGATTACCGGGATCAAAACAGATGTGAGTTTAAAGGATAAGTTACTGGTTGCTTCCAGCGCAGTGATCCCGATTTTCGGCTTCGATTCCTGGAAATACACGAATATCCGGGAAGTCCTGCTCTATCCGGCCATGTTCAATGAAAATTATGAATTTGAAGGAGAATCCGAGCGGCGTATCCTGGGAATGGTCGGCAATCAAAGCATGGAAGGCATTATGATCCTTTCGAAAGAAGCGCTGAGACTGGGATTTAAAAACGAATCGGACAAACAGAATACCGCCATTCATGAATTCGTGCACCTGATTGACAAAACAGACGGTGAAGTTGACGGACTTCCGAAAGTGTTGATGAACAAACAATATGCACTTCCCTGGATCAACTTGATGAACAAAGAAATCGAGCGGATATACGCCGGAAAGTCGGACATTAATCCTTATGGCGGAACCAATCGTGCGGAGTTCTTTTCCGTGATCAGTGAGTATTTCTTCGAACGCCCGAAATTACTGGAAGAAAAACACCCGGAACTTTATGCCTTGCTGGAGAAAATTTTCAATCAACACATGTCCGACCGGAACCTTTCCAGGAGAGCAAAAGTCATTGGAAGAAATGATCCGTGCTTCTGTAACAGCGGTAAAAAATTCAAACACTGCTGCGGAAATGTGCATTACACCAAAAAAACAAGCGTTTGA
- a CDS encoding MmcQ/YjbR family DNA-binding protein has product MHFDELIHFCFQLPGATETFPFDKRTLVIKVQNKMFALVDVEDPTGINLKCDPEKAIELRERYDGIQPGYHMSKKHWNTVSLEGLVDDSLIKELIVHSYDLVVSSLPKKLQDELKNR; this is encoded by the coding sequence ATGCATTTCGACGAATTGATCCATTTTTGTTTTCAGCTTCCCGGAGCTACGGAAACATTTCCCTTTGATAAACGCACACTGGTAATCAAGGTACAAAACAAGATGTTTGCTTTGGTAGATGTGGAAGATCCTACGGGAATTAATTTAAAATGTGATCCGGAAAAAGCCATTGAACTGCGTGAGCGTTACGACGGGATTCAACCGGGTTACCACATGAGCAAAAAACATTGGAATACCGTTTCACTCGAAGGATTGGTGGATGACTCGCTCATAAAAGAACTGATCGTACATTCTTACGATTTAGTGGTTTCGTCGTTGCCGAAAAAATTACAGGATGAGCTTAAG